In the Juglans microcarpa x Juglans regia isolate MS1-56 chromosome 6D, Jm3101_v1.0, whole genome shotgun sequence genome, one interval contains:
- the LOC121268785 gene encoding tubulin beta chain-like, producing the protein MREILHVQAGQCGNQIGGKFWEVMCDEHGIDATGSYVGNSHLQLERVNVYYNEASGGRYVPRAVLMDLEPGTMDSLRTGPYGKLFRPDNFVFGQNGAGNNWAKGHYTEGAELIDSVLDVVRREAENCDCLQGFQICHSLGGGTGSGMGTLLISKIREEYPDRMMLTFSVFPSPKVSDTVVEPYNATLSVHQLVENADECMVLDNEALYDICFRTLKLTNPSFGDLNHLISTTMSGVTCCLRFPGQLNSDLRKLAVNLIPFPRLHFFMVGFAPLTSRGSQQYRALTIPELTQQMWDAKNMMCAADPRHGRYLTASAMFRGKMSTKEVDEQMINVQNKNSSYFVEWIPNNVKSSVCDIPPTGLSMSSTFMGNSTSIQEMFRRVSEQFTVMFRRKAFLHWYTGEGMDEMEFTEAESNMNDLVSEYQQYQDAAAAEEEDYDEEVVEN; encoded by the exons atgagagaaatccTTCACGTTCAAGCAGGCCAATGTGGTAACCAAATTGGTGGCAAATTCTGGGAGGTTATGTGTGATGAACATGGCATTGATGCCACAGGAAGTTATGTTGGGAATTCCCACCTTCAGCTGGAGAGGGTGAATGTATACTACAATGAAGCAAGTGGCGGTCGGTACGTCCCTAGAGCCGTGTTAATGGACCTTGAGCCTGGCACCATGGACAGCTTGCGCACAGGTCCTTATGGCAAACTATTTAGACCTGATAACTTTGTTTTTGGTCAAAATGGTGCTGGAAACAATTGGGCAAAGGGGCATTACACTGAGGGGGCTGAGTTGATCGATTCGGTTCTTGATGTCGTTCGTCGAGAGGCCGAGAATTGCGACTGCTTACAAG GTTTCCAGATTTGCCATTCACTGGGAGGTGGGACAGGTTCGGGGATGGGAACACTACTGATATCAAAGATCAGGGAAGAATATCCTGATAGGATGATGTTGACTTTCTCAGTGTTCCCTTCGCCTAAGGTCTCTGATACCGTGGTTGAGCCCTACAATGCAACCCTCTCTGTACACCAGCTTGTTGAGAATGCTGACGAGTGCATGGTCCTCGACAACGAAGCCCTCTACGACATTTGTTTCCGAACACTCAAGCTCACAAATCCAAGCT TTGGTGATCtcaatcatcttatctcaacaacTATGAGTGGAGTAACGTGTTGCCTCCGCTTCCCTGGCCaactcaactctgatcttcGCAAACTAGCTGTCAATCTGATCCCTTTCCCACGCCTCCACTTCTTCATGGTTGGTTTTGCACCTTTAACTTCCCGTGGCTCCCAACAGTATCGTGCACTCACCATCCCTGAGCTCACTCAGCAAATGTGGGATGCCAAAAACATGATGTGTGCCGCTGATCCACGCCACGGAAGGTATCTAACAGCCTCGGCAATGTTTCGTGGCAAAATGAGCACTAAGGAAGTAGATGAGCAGATGATCAATGTGCAGAACAAGAACTCCTCCTACTTTGTTGAATGGATACCTAACAATGTTAAATCTAGTGTTTGTGACATCCCACCGACTGGGCTAAGCATGTCTTCCACATTCATGGGGAATTCCACCTCGATTCAAGAAATGTTTAGGCGTGTTTCGGAGCAATTCACTGTCATGTTTAGGCGTAAGGCTTTCTTGCATTGGTACACTGGGGAGGGGATGGACGAGATGGAGTTTACAGAGGCTGAAAGTAACATGAATGACTTGGTTTCAGAGTATCAGCAATACCAAGACGCAGCTGCAGCAGAAGAGGAGGATTATGATGAGGAGGTGGTGGAGAACTAA
- the LOC121268784 gene encoding serine/threonine-protein kinase BSK7-like isoform X2, whose product MGCGCSKLSACCWATEQNGPVAETHDVENEENSEVGRLPAFHEYTIDQLRNATSGFAVENIVSEHGEKAPNVVYKGKLENQMRVAIKRFNRSAWPDARQFLDEARTVGQLRNHRLANLLGCCCEGDERLLVAEYMPNDTLAKHLFHWETQPMKWAMRLRVALHLAQALEYCTSKGRALYHDLNAYRIVFDDDGNPRLSCFGLMKNSRDGKSYSTNLAFTPPEYLRTGRVTPESVIYSFGTLLLDLLSGKHIPPSHALDLIRDRNVQMLTDSCLEGQFSNDEGTELVRLASRCLQYEPRERPNPTALVTALIPLQKDTEVPTHVLMGIPHGTEPLPLSPLGEACLRMDLTAIHEILEKIGYKDDEGATTEVQETLNSKKKGDAAFRHKDLRAAIECYTQFINVGTILSPTVFARRGLCYLMSDMPEEALNDAVQAQVISPVWHIASYLQAAALSALGRKNEAQIALKEGFVLENQRNATA is encoded by the exons ATGGGTTGTGGCTGTTCCAAGCTCTCGGCGTGTTGTTGGGCTACGGAACAAAACGGACCAGTTGCTGAAACCCACGACGTTG AAAATGAGGAGAATAGTGAAGTTGGTCGTTTGCCCGCATTTCATGAATACACGATTGATCAGCTTAGAAACGCTACATCTGGGTTTGCGGTGGAGAATATAGTTTCTGAACATGGGGAAAAGGCTCCAAATGTGGTCTACAAAGGGAAGCTTGAGAATCAAATGCGGGTTGCTATCAAACGATTTAATAGATCAGCTTGGCCTGATGCCCGGCAATTTTTG GATGAAGCAAGGACTGTTGGTCAGCTCCGGAACCATAGACTGGCAAATTTACTTGGTTGTTGCTGTGAAGGTGATGAGAGGTTACTTGTTGCAGAGTATATGCCCAATGATACATTAGCAAAGCACTTATTTCATT GGGAAACACAACCTATGAAATGGGCAATGCGATTAAGGGTGGCTTTGCATCTTGCGCAAGCTCTAGAATACTGTACAAGCAAAGGACGTGCTCTTTATCATGATCTGAACGCTTATAGAATTGTGTTTGACGAT GATGGCAACCCCAGACTTTCatgttttggtttgatgaaAAACAGTAGAGATGGGAAAAGTTACAGTACAAACCTGGCATTTACTCCTCCAGAATATTTGCGGACCG GAAGAGTTACACCTGAAAGTGTAATCTATAGCTTTGGCACTCTTTTGCTTGATCTTCTTAGTGGAAAACATATACCTCCAAGTCAT GCACTTGACCTAATACGGGACAGGAATGTTCAAATGCTTACTGATTCTTGTTTGGAAGGCCAATTCTCAAACGATGAGGGGACTGAATTGGTACGGTTAGCTTCAAGATGCTTACAGTATGAGCCCCGAGAGCGTCCAAATCCAACGGCTTTAGTCACTGCTTTGATTCCTCTTCAGAAGGACACTGAG GTCCCAACGCATGTGTTGATGGGTATACCACATGGTACCGAACCTTTACCTCTATCACCACTTGGTGAAGCTTGCCTAAGAATGGATTTGACTGCCATACATGAAATCTTGGAAAAGATTGGATACAAGGATGATGAGGGTGCTACAACTGAG GTGCAGGAAACATTGAACTCAAAAAAGAAGGGTGATGCTGCTTTCCGGCACAAAGATCTCAGGGCTGCCATTGAATGCTACACCCAG TTCATCAATGTTGGAACCATCCTTTCTCCAACAGTTTTTGCACGCCGAGGTCTATGTTATCTCATGAGTGATATGCCAGAGGAAGCCCTTAATGATGCAGTGCAAGCTCAAGTAATATCACCTGTCTGGCATATTGCTTCCTATTTACAAGCTGCTGCTCTTTCTGCACTGGGAAGGAAGAATGAAGCACAAATAGCCCTGAAAGAAGGATTTGTCCTTGAAAATCAGAGGAACGCAACTGCTTGA
- the LOC121268784 gene encoding serine/threonine-protein kinase BSK7-like isoform X1, whose amino-acid sequence MGCGCSKLSACCWATEQNGPVAETHDVENEENSEVGRLPAFHEYTIDQLRNATSGFAVENIVSEHGEKAPNVVYKGKLENQMRVAIKRFNRSAWPDARQFLDEARTVGQLRNHRLANLLGCCCEGDERLLVAEYMPNDTLAKHLFHWETQPMKWAMRLRVALHLAQALEYCTSKGRALYHDLNAYRIVFDDDGNPRLSCFGLMKNSRDGKSYSTNLAFTPPEYLRTGRVTPESVIYSFGTLLLDLLSGKHIPPSHALDLIRDRNVQMLTDSCLEGQFSNDEGTELVRLASRCLQYEPRERPNPTALVTALIPLQKDTEVPTHVLMGIPHGTEPLPLSPLGEACLRMDLTAIHEILEKIGYKDDEGATTELSFQMWTNQVQETLNSKKKGDAAFRHKDLRAAIECYTQFINVGTILSPTVFARRGLCYLMSDMPEEALNDAVQAQVISPVWHIASYLQAAALSALGRKNEAQIALKEGFVLENQRNATA is encoded by the exons ATGGGTTGTGGCTGTTCCAAGCTCTCGGCGTGTTGTTGGGCTACGGAACAAAACGGACCAGTTGCTGAAACCCACGACGTTG AAAATGAGGAGAATAGTGAAGTTGGTCGTTTGCCCGCATTTCATGAATACACGATTGATCAGCTTAGAAACGCTACATCTGGGTTTGCGGTGGAGAATATAGTTTCTGAACATGGGGAAAAGGCTCCAAATGTGGTCTACAAAGGGAAGCTTGAGAATCAAATGCGGGTTGCTATCAAACGATTTAATAGATCAGCTTGGCCTGATGCCCGGCAATTTTTG GATGAAGCAAGGACTGTTGGTCAGCTCCGGAACCATAGACTGGCAAATTTACTTGGTTGTTGCTGTGAAGGTGATGAGAGGTTACTTGTTGCAGAGTATATGCCCAATGATACATTAGCAAAGCACTTATTTCATT GGGAAACACAACCTATGAAATGGGCAATGCGATTAAGGGTGGCTTTGCATCTTGCGCAAGCTCTAGAATACTGTACAAGCAAAGGACGTGCTCTTTATCATGATCTGAACGCTTATAGAATTGTGTTTGACGAT GATGGCAACCCCAGACTTTCatgttttggtttgatgaaAAACAGTAGAGATGGGAAAAGTTACAGTACAAACCTGGCATTTACTCCTCCAGAATATTTGCGGACCG GAAGAGTTACACCTGAAAGTGTAATCTATAGCTTTGGCACTCTTTTGCTTGATCTTCTTAGTGGAAAACATATACCTCCAAGTCAT GCACTTGACCTAATACGGGACAGGAATGTTCAAATGCTTACTGATTCTTGTTTGGAAGGCCAATTCTCAAACGATGAGGGGACTGAATTGGTACGGTTAGCTTCAAGATGCTTACAGTATGAGCCCCGAGAGCGTCCAAATCCAACGGCTTTAGTCACTGCTTTGATTCCTCTTCAGAAGGACACTGAG GTCCCAACGCATGTGTTGATGGGTATACCACATGGTACCGAACCTTTACCTCTATCACCACTTGGTGAAGCTTGCCTAAGAATGGATTTGACTGCCATACATGAAATCTTGGAAAAGATTGGATACAAGGATGATGAGGGTGCTACAACTGAG CTCTCATTCCAAATGTGGACCAACCAGGTGCAGGAAACATTGAACTCAAAAAAGAAGGGTGATGCTGCTTTCCGGCACAAAGATCTCAGGGCTGCCATTGAATGCTACACCCAG TTCATCAATGTTGGAACCATCCTTTCTCCAACAGTTTTTGCACGCCGAGGTCTATGTTATCTCATGAGTGATATGCCAGAGGAAGCCCTTAATGATGCAGTGCAAGCTCAAGTAATATCACCTGTCTGGCATATTGCTTCCTATTTACAAGCTGCTGCTCTTTCTGCACTGGGAAGGAAGAATGAAGCACAAATAGCCCTGAAAGAAGGATTTGTCCTTGAAAATCAGAGGAACGCAACTGCTTGA